In the genome of Maribacter forsetii DSM 18668, the window TCGAATTGGTGTAAACGATTTAGACCACGCACATGTGCGCCATAGCTACCTGCTTCTCTTCTAAAACATGGAGTATACCCCGTGTAGGTAATAGGGAAATCACTTTCCTTTACAATAACGTCTCTAAATATGTTAGTTACAGGAACCTCTGCTGTTGGTATCAAATAAAGGTCGTCTGCTGTTACATGGTACATTTGACCTTCCTTATCTGGCAATTGACCTGTGCCATAACCTGAAAGTTCGTTTACCAAATGTGGCACTTGAATTTCAGTATAACCCGCTTCGGTATTTTTATCTAAGAAATAAGCGATTAAAGCACGTTGCAAACGAGCACCTTTACCTTTGTAAACCGGAAAACCGGCACCAGCGATTTTAACACCTAATTCAAAATCTATGATATCATATTTCTTCGCTAGCTCCCAATGCGGAAGGGCGCCTTCAACCAATTTAGGAACATCGCCTTCGCTGAATATTTCTTCATTATCTTCTTCGGTTGAACCTTTTTTTACAGAATCATGCGGTGCATTCGGTAATTGATAAAGAAGGTTTTGTAGCTCTTCTTCTGCCGCGTTTAAATCTTCACCTAATTGTTTAGATTCTTCTTTTAGCTTTACCGTTTGTTCTTTTAATAAATTTGCTTCTTGAACTTTTCCAGTTTTGTACAAAACACCAATTTCTTTGGAAATTTTATTCGATTCTGCCAAAACGTTGTCCAAACTTGTTTGGGCAGCACGTCTGTTTTCATCTAATTGAAGCACTTTTTCAATTAAGGGTTGTGCATCAATATTTCTTTTTCCAAGGGCAAGGATAATATCTTCTTGATTATCTCTTATGGTCTGTATTTGTAACATTATTGAATTGTATTTGACTGCAAATTTACGTTAATCTTATATTTATAGCAGGTACTTTTACGGACTAAACCTGTATTAAACTACTTTTTGGACTTTCCGAAGTTAGAGGGGAGAATCCAGTCGTGATGTTTTGTTTGGTACCATGTCTCTGCCGCCAAATCAGTTTTAGCGTCTATAAAGGGTACATATGGTTTGCGGTTAATACTGATTTTAGAGTTTTCTAGGTATACCGAAACGTTTCTATCTTCTTGTTCAAACTCCTTTTTTAAGTATTGGGCAAACTGCCAAGCAAAATCCGGGTAGGCAAATATTTTGCGTTCTTGACCTCTAGATACATAATCTTTAGGTTTTATGATGAACTCTTCTTTAGTGTCATTGTCAACTACTTTATATCTGCCTTTACCCTGTCTGCTACGTAGCATCATTCGCCAGCTCATTCTATGACCTTCTTCGCTCCATAGCACGTCATCTTTAATGGCATGGTGTCTTATAGGTAATACTAATTGAATTATGAAGTAGATAGCTGCTGTTACTAGAATTGTGTTGCTGTTATTTGGTGTTGAAGAATAGGATGATACAAATGCCGGTTTTGTCTTGAAGAAAATCTTACGAATGGTTTCTGGCTCAAAAAAGAAAACACTGAAGGCAATGGATAAATAAGGGAATATTCCAATCTGAAATATGATGGAATTGAATAGATGAAAGAAAAGTGAGATAAAGAAAGCCGCTTTCCTTGTTGGTTTCCAGAGTAGGGCGGGTACAATAAGTAAATCAAACAAAATACCAACAGATCCAATTATACTATGTATCCACGGTTCTTGTAAAATAGTACCAACTAACCAATAACTTTTTTTAGAATGCATTAATACGGCTATGGTACTAAAATCAAGCCAATCTCCATACATTTTAGCAATTGAGGCGTATACGTAGACAATAAACAATTGAAGCACTACTGCCCATTTTACATAGGCGTACATTGAATTGCTTTCTAGTTCGGGTTTCATTTTAACATCGTAGGACCGACTTCTTTCCGCAGGAAAAAAACACATTATCAATGATATTAATATGAGTAAGTAGTAATGATTGTTATAAGCCGTTTTTTGCATCAAATACGTTGCAGTCCACAGCACGGTAAATGATATGATACTTAATCGATATTTGAACCCTACGGCAATGAAAAGACCTAGTAACCCCATTAATACAAAATAGAAATACATGCCATTACCGGGCAGTGGTTGTAGAAATTCAAAATCTATAAAAGGGAAAGTGTATTTGGGTGAGATTAAATTCCGCTTTACCCAACCAGTAGCA includes:
- the serS gene encoding serine--tRNA ligase; this translates as MLQIQTIRDNQEDIILALGKRNIDAQPLIEKVLQLDENRRAAQTSLDNVLAESNKISKEIGVLYKTGKVQEANLLKEQTVKLKEESKQLGEDLNAAEEELQNLLYQLPNAPHDSVKKGSTEEDNEEIFSEGDVPKLVEGALPHWELAKKYDIIDFELGVKIAGAGFPVYKGKGARLQRALIAYFLDKNTEAGYTEIQVPHLVNELSGYGTGQLPDKEGQMYHVTADDLYLIPTAEVPVTNIFRDVIVKESDFPITYTGYTPCFRREAGSYGAHVRGLNRLHQFDKVEIVRVEHPTKSYDALDGMVEHVKNILRELKLPYRILRLCGGDLGFTAALTFDFEVFSTAQDRWLEISSVSNFETYQANRLKLRFKDENGKNQLAHTLNGSSLALPRVLAGILENYQTADGIKIPDVLVPYCGFDMID
- a CDS encoding HTTM domain-containing protein yields the protein MLNRLLFQRIDNSPLIVFRIFFGILVSLECFGAIATGWVKRNLISPKYTFPFIDFEFLQPLPGNGMYFYFVLMGLLGLFIAVGFKYRLSIISFTVLWTATYLMQKTAYNNHYYLLILISLIMCFFPAERSRSYDVKMKPELESNSMYAYVKWAVVLQLFIVYVYASIAKMYGDWLDFSTIAVLMHSKKSYWLVGTILQEPWIHSIIGSVGILFDLLIVPALLWKPTRKAAFFISLFFHLFNSIIFQIGIFPYLSIAFSVFFFEPETIRKIFFKTKPAFVSSYSSTPNNSNTILVTAAIYFIIQLVLPIRHHAIKDDVLWSEEGHRMSWRMMLRSRQGKGRYKVVDNDTKEEFIIKPKDYVSRGQERKIFAYPDFAWQFAQYLKKEFEQEDRNVSVYLENSKISINRKPYVPFIDAKTDLAAETWYQTKHHDWILPSNFGKSKK